The nucleotide sequence GAAAGCTCTTTTAATTGGATCAATAACAGATCTAGTGTAGATGCCACTATTTTGCAAGGTACCCTTACCGGAGATCTAACTTTAGATGCTTCTGTAGAATACCAACTTACCTCTTCCTACATAGTGCAGGATGGCGGAAAACTTACCATTCCAGCAGGAACAAAGATCACGGCTAGAGACGGAGGAACAGATGTTTATATAGCTGTGCTTAAAGGAGGAAAAATTGATATTCAGGGTACAGAAAGTAATCCTGTAGTTATGTCTTCTATAAATGCAAAAGCCGGAGACTGGGGAGGTTTAACCATTGTTGGGAAAGCTGTAACCACAGAAGGTATAGATGCTACTGCAGAAGTTGGTGGTTTTATTTACGGCGGAAGTGACAATGCAGATAGTTCTGGAAGTATCAAAAATCTAGTAATTATTGGAACTGGAGCTCAAATTAATTCGGAATCTCAATATAACGGAGTTTCGTTTTATTCTGTAGGTTCTGGAACGGTTTTAGAGAACATTGCCGTAATAAATGGATCTGATGATGGAGTTGAATTTTTTGGAGGGACTGTCTCTGCAAAGAATCTTTATTTTGAAAATAATGAAGATGACGCTGTAGATTGGACTGAAGGATGGAATGGAACTGTTACCAATGTATATGTTTTACACAACATTGAAGGTTTTTCTACTGCAGTTGAAGGAGATGGAGTAAACAACAATCCTAAACTTATTAACTTTACTGCTATTTCTTCTACAGGAGGTATTGCTCTTCAATTCAAAAAAGAATCTGGAGCCACAATTAACAACCTATATTTAGAAGGTTATGACACTAATATAGATATGAAAGATTTTGGAGCATTATCTAATATAAAGATCGATGGAGTTAATGCTGTAAAAGATGCAGATTACTCTTTAGGAACTAAAGTAGACATCTCTGACTGGAACTGGATTGATGCGAGACTATAACCTTAATAATCATATTTCAATTTTTAAAGCGAGCTTTTTAGCTCGCTTTTTCTGTTTTAAAACTTTAGCACTTTTAACTATTTTTTTTAACACAATCAACACAATAAGTTGGTATCATTTTTGGGTTAAAAATTGTAAGTTTGTATTAACCACATCCAAAAAGTATGAAACAGCATTACATTTTAAGCTTTTTATTGGTTTGTTTTTTGCTGTTAAGTAACCTTACCTCAGCACAAAGCACTAATATTCCTGCGTACGCCCAGGAAAAACCTATTTCTGGCCTTTCTATTTATCCAAATCCTGTTACGGGAAGTAAAGTGTATATCACTTCAGACGCTAATAGTACAAAAGAGATAGAAGTCTACAATGTATTGGGGAAAAAAGTACTCATTGCCCGTTTAACGGGAAGAGAACTTGATGTTTCAGAATTAACTCCGGGTATTTATATTGTGAAGATTAAAGAAGGTGATGAGCAAGCGACTAGAAAATTAGTAGTCCGGTAAGATATTAGCCATACAACTTATTAAGCTTCCATTTAGGAAGCTTTTTTATTTTTAACTTTGTCCGTTTTTGAACATATAGATATGAATAAGAATAAGATTTTCTCTATCTCTTCCGAAGAGCAATTTAAAGCTACTACTTTAGAGATCTTCAAATTTCAGTTTGATAATAATCCTGTATATCAAAAATTCTGTAATCTTCTGAATACAGATCCTAAGCTTGTTAGAGAGATCGATCAAATTCCTTTTTTACCCATAAATTTCTTCAAATCTGAAACCATACTTTCTTCAGCAGATAAAATTCAGAAGACTTTTACCAGTAGTGGTACTACCGGAAGCAATACGAGCAAACACCATGTTACAGATCTTAATATTTACGAAGAAAGTTTTAATAAAGCATTTCAAGAATTTTATGGAAATATAGAAGATTATGCTGTTTTAGCGCTGTTACCCTCTTATTTAGAAAGAGATGGTTCTTCCCTTATTTATATGGCAGACCATCTAATAAAAGCGAGCAAACACCCTAAAAGCGGATTCTATTTAAACAATTTGGAAGAATTAAAAGATAATCTGATCCAATTAGATAGATCTGGCCAAAAAATAATATTGATAGGTGTTTCTTTTGCGCTATTAGATCTTATAGAGAATTATAAGTTCAATCTAAAAAATGTGGTAGTTATGGAAACCGGAGGTATGAAAGGTAGAAGAAAAGAGATGATTAGAGAAGAATTACATAAAATACTTGCTGCTGGTTTCGGAGTTAAGTCTATTCATAGCGAATATGGAATGACAGAATTATTATCTCAAGCCTATTCTAATGGAAACGGCATCTTTAATTGTCCTCCCTGGATGAAGATCCTTATAAGAGATCCTGAAGATGCCCTGAGCTATTTATCTCAAGGCAAAACTGGAGGTATCAATGTGATAGATTTGGCAAATATTAACTCTTGCTCTTTTATCGCTACTCAAGATCTTGGTAAGATCCATAAGAAAGATTCTGTAGAGATTCTGGGCAGGTTTGATAATAGCGATATTAGAGGTTGTAATCTTATGGTCTTATAACTTTAAGATTTAAGCATCAAACTGCCTGACCCTAAAACTGTTATTATTCTGTTAAGGCTGTAATGAAAGAAAAAAACTTCGAACTAATAAGTGTAAACATAATTTTTGGTTAGGTTTTTGTTTACAGCTAATTGAAGTTTTTTCATATTAGATTGGTTAGTTAGTTGCAAACCCCTTTATATCTTTAGAATAAAGGGGTTTTGTAATTTATATCACTCTTAGAATATAAGTATTCTTCTTTCCTTTATTAATAATTACGTATTTATCATTAATAAGATCTTCTGAAGAGATCATATAATCTTCTCCAACTTTTTCTTTATTCACAGAGATAGAATTCTCCTTTAACGCTCTACGAGCTTCTCCATTAGATTTTAGAAAATCTGTTTTAGCGGCAAGAGCAGCTATCATATCCAAACCTGCATCTATATCTGCACGAGAGATCTCTGCTTGTGGCACACCTTCAAAAACATCTAAGAACGTAGCTTCATTTAACTTCTTAAGATCGTCTGCAGTACTTTTACCAAAAAGAACTTCAGAAGCTTTAATTGCATTATCTAACTCTTCCTGACTATGTACAGTAACTGTAACTTCTTCTGCCAACCTCTTTTGAAGCAATCTTAAATGTGGGGTTTCTTTATGTTCTTTTACTAAATTTTCTATGATTTCCTTATCTAAAAATGTGAAGATCTTGATGTATTTTTCCGCATCTTCATCGCTGGTATTCAACCAGTATTGGTAGAATTTATAAGGCGATGTTCTATTGGCATCCAGCCAGATATTACCTCCTTCACTTTTTCCAAACTTACTACCATCACTTTTTGTAATTAGTGGGCATGTAAGCGCAAATCCTTTACCTCCAGCCACTCTTCTAATAAGTTCTGTACCGGTAGTAATATTGCCCCACTGGTCACTCCCTCCCATTTGAAGGGTGCAATTTTCATTTTTATATAAATGCAAGAAGTCATACCCTTGCACTAATTGATAGGTGAATTCTGTAAAGGACATTCCTTCTGTAGCTTCTCCGGTAAGTCTGTTTTTCACAGAATCTTTCGCCATCATGTAGTTTACAGTAATATGCTTTCCTACATCCCTAATAAAGTCAAGGAATGAAATTTTCTTCATCCAATCATAATTATTCACTAAAGTTGCTTCGTTTTTAACTCCTGAAGAAAAATCCAAAAATTGCGATAATTGTTTTCTAACACATTCCTGATTATGTCTTAGGGTTTTTTCATCTAAGAGATTACGCTCATTAGATTTTCCTGAAGGATCCCCAATCATTCCAGTAGCTCCTCCTACCAATGCAAAAGGTTTATGACCGCATCTTTGGAAATGTGCCAAAAGCATGATGGGCACCAGATTACCTATATGCAAAGAATCTGCTGTAGGATCAAAACCTATATAGGCAGATCTCATAGTTTGATTTAAATGTTCTTCTGCTCCGGGCATGGTATCGTGAAGCATTCCCCTCCAAGTAAGTTCTTCAACAAAATTTTTGATCATCATATATTTTTGTACTGAAACAGCCGTAAAGATACCACAAACTAGGTTTTTTCCTAAACTGAATTAGCTATATTTACCTTATGATTTTAGTCACCGGAGGAACAGGTTTGGTTGGAGCACACTTACTTTTGAAATTGCTAGAATCTGGCAACAAAGTAAGAGCTACACACAGAGAAAAAAGCAATCTAGAAATTGTAAAGAAAGTTTTTTTATACTACCATCCTTCTGAAAAGGCAACAGATCTTTATACAAGAATTGAATGGATACAAGCAGATCTGGATGACATCCCACAGCTAACAACTGCTTTTGCGCAGATATCTGAAGTTTATCATTGCGCCGCTATGATCTCTTTTGATTCTTCAAATTCTAAGGAACTTAGAAAAACGAACATTACCGGAACTGCTAATATGGTAAATCTGGCAATCGCTCAAAAAATTGAAAAATTTTGTTACATCAGTTCTATAGCTACTTTAGATTTAGAACTTGGAGAAAGAATGATCTCAGAAAATTTTGCATGGCATCCAGAAAAATATCATTCAGAGTATGCTATTTCCAAACACGGAGCAGAAATTGAAGTATGGCGTGCTTCACAAGAAGGTCTCCCGGTAATTATTATAAATCCAGGGATAATTATTGGTCCCGGCTTTTGGAATGCAGCTAGTGGCTTATTGTTTAAAAAAGTAGATAATGGTCTAAAATTTCATTTTCCAAAGATCACCGGTTTTGTAGGAATACAAGATGTGGTTCTTCTTAGTATTAAGGCAATGCGATCTAATTTGATCAATGAACAATTTATTGCAGTTTCTGAAAATAAGAGTTTTAAAGAAGTTCTTGAAAAAGTAGCTTCCACACTTCAAAAACCTGCCCCCACAAAAACTCTTAAGCCCTGGATGGTAAGGTTAGGATGGATATTTCAAAGCTTGGGAAGCATGCTGTTCAATACAAAAAAGCAACTATCTAGCAGAGATCATAAAGCTTTGTTTGAAACTTCACTTTACTCGAATGCTAAAAGTAAAAAAGATCTAGATTTTGATTACACCAATATACAGCGAGTTATAGAAGAAACGGGGAATTTCTATATCTTGGATAAGGAAAATAGATCAACTTAATTTTGAGAGGAAGATCTAACTGGGCTGGAAACTTGGGGATCCTGGTTTTTAATTTTCAATAAAGAATCTGCTTTCTTATCTTGCTTTTTTAAGGAATCTTGTAAATCTTTTACAGAAGCTTCTCTAATAGAATCTTGTACTCTCACCTCTTCTTCTTCTATTTTTTCCAGTACACTTTTTCTAACCTCTAAAGAATCTTTTATAGATTTATAGATCTTATCTAATTTAGAAGTATTCTCTGCGTAATATTGGGTGCTTTGAGCTAATTGAAGACTATCTATGCCATGCTTCTCATAGATATAAGGATTAATATGAATTCCAGTCTCCTCGAGTATACGACGGTTATAATTCTTAGCCGAGTTAAGAAGTACCAGGTCTGTTAGAACTTCTACCATTTTGCCTTCTGGGATCAAATTATCTGGTTTCTTCGTTTTATCCACACTCTGGCAGGAAACCAAAAGTAAGGCAACTAACAAAACCAGATATTTCATCAGATTATCTATCAAAAGTTAACTTTTCTGCAACATTAGCAAATGGCAATACTTGAAAATTCTTGTATACCAATTTTCCATTTACAAAAGTATGTGTAATTCGAGATTTAAATGTTACCCCTTCAAAAGGAGACCAACCACATTTATAAAGTATGTTGTTAGGCTGCACCGCCCATGGAGCATTTAGATCTACTAATACCAAATCTGCTTTGTAACCTTCTCTTATAAACCCACGTTTTTCAATTTGAAATAAAATAGCTGGATTATGACACATTTTCTCTACAATCTTCTCAAGACTTATCTTTTCTTGGTGATACATCTGTAGCATTGCAGGAAGAGCATGTTGCACAAGAGGACCACCACTTGGCGCCTTGGTATAAACATTTTTCTTTTCTTCTTTAGTATGAGGAGCATGATCTGTAGCAATCACATCTATATGATTATCTATAACCGCTTGCAAAAGTGCCTCCTGATCTTCTCTGGTCTTAACCGCAGGATTCCATTTTATAAATGTTCCTTTTTTCTGATAATCTGAATCATTAAACCATAAATGATGAATACAAACCTCTGCAGTAATCTTCTTATCTTTTAGTGGCTTCTTATTATCAAATAACGAAAGCTCTTTAGCTGTAGATAGATGAAAAACATGCAATCTAGCACCAGTTTTCTTTGCCAAAGCAACCGCCCTA is from Gillisia sp. Hel1_33_143 and encodes:
- a CDS encoding T9SS type A sorting domain-containing protein, which gives rise to MKQHYILSFLLVCFLLLSNLTSAQSTNIPAYAQEKPISGLSIYPNPVTGSKVYITSDANSTKEIEVYNVLGKKVLIARLTGRELDVSELTPGIYIVKIKEGDEQATRKLVVR
- a CDS encoding acyltransferase, which codes for MNKNKIFSISSEEQFKATTLEIFKFQFDNNPVYQKFCNLLNTDPKLVREIDQIPFLPINFFKSETILSSADKIQKTFTSSGTTGSNTSKHHVTDLNIYEESFNKAFQEFYGNIEDYAVLALLPSYLERDGSSLIYMADHLIKASKHPKSGFYLNNLEELKDNLIQLDRSGQKIILIGVSFALLDLIENYKFNLKNVVVMETGGMKGRRKEMIREELHKILAAGFGVKSIHSEYGMTELLSQAYSNGNGIFNCPPWMKILIRDPEDALSYLSQGKTGGINVIDLANINSCSFIATQDLGKIHKKDSVEILGRFDNSDIRGCNLMVL
- the tyrS gene encoding tyrosine--tRNA ligase; translation: MIKNFVEELTWRGMLHDTMPGAEEHLNQTMRSAYIGFDPTADSLHIGNLVPIMLLAHFQRCGHKPFALVGGATGMIGDPSGKSNERNLLDEKTLRHNQECVRKQLSQFLDFSSGVKNEATLVNNYDWMKKISFLDFIRDVGKHITVNYMMAKDSVKNRLTGEATEGMSFTEFTYQLVQGYDFLHLYKNENCTLQMGGSDQWGNITTGTELIRRVAGGKGFALTCPLITKSDGSKFGKSEGGNIWLDANRTSPYKFYQYWLNTSDEDAEKYIKIFTFLDKEIIENLVKEHKETPHLRLLQKRLAEEVTVTVHSQEELDNAIKASEVLFGKSTADDLKKLNEATFLDVFEGVPQAEISRADIDAGLDMIAALAAKTDFLKSNGEARRALKENSISVNKEKVGEDYMISSEDLINDKYVIINKGKKNTYILRVI
- a CDS encoding SDR family oxidoreductase: MILVTGGTGLVGAHLLLKLLESGNKVRATHREKSNLEIVKKVFLYYHPSEKATDLYTRIEWIQADLDDIPQLTTAFAQISEVYHCAAMISFDSSNSKELRKTNITGTANMVNLAIAQKIEKFCYISSIATLDLELGERMISENFAWHPEKYHSEYAISKHGAEIEVWRASQEGLPVIIINPGIIIGPGFWNAASGLLFKKVDNGLKFHFPKITGFVGIQDVVLLSIKAMRSNLINEQFIAVSENKSFKEVLEKVASTLQKPAPTKTLKPWMVRLGWIFQSLGSMLFNTKKQLSSRDHKALFETSLYSNAKSKKDLDFDYTNIQRVIEETGNFYILDKENRST
- a CDS encoding DUF4296 domain-containing protein, producing MKYLVLLVALLLVSCQSVDKTKKPDNLIPEGKMVEVLTDLVLLNSAKNYNRRILEETGIHINPYIYEKHGIDSLQLAQSTQYYAENTSKLDKIYKSIKDSLEVRKSVLEKIEEEEVRVQDSIREASVKDLQDSLKKQDKKADSLLKIKNQDPQVSSPVRSSSQN
- a CDS encoding dihydroorotase; the protein is MKKVLIKNARIVNEGEIKEGDVYIVDGIITEIADSISAKSPDVNIVDAEGNHLFPGIIDDQVHFREPGLTHKETIESGSRAAVAGGITSFIEMPNTNPQTTTIEELDAKFELASKSSYANYSFMFGGTNDNLEEILKVDPKTTAALKLFLGSSTGNMLVDNPTVLEEIFTKSPLMIAVHCEDEETIKQNLAECVERYGDDIPMELHPKIRSEEACYLSSSRAVALAKKTGARLHVFHLSTAKELSLFDNKKPLKDKKITAEVCIHHLWFNDSDYQKKGTFIKWNPAVKTREDQEALLQAVIDNHIDVIATDHAPHTKEEKKNVYTKAPSGGPLVQHALPAMLQMYHQEKISLEKIVEKMCHNPAILFQIEKRGFIREGYKADLVLVDLNAPWAVQPNNILYKCGWSPFEGVTFKSRITHTFVNGKLVYKNFQVLPFANVAEKLTFDR